GGTGCTGGCGCGGTTCGCCCACCTGCAGATGAAGATTACGGATAACAACAAGCGGCAGGCGTACATTCCGGAGGGGGCGCTCGTGCTGGACAACCCCAACGGCACGGCGCCCGGTTTTCTCGTCGACGACCGGCGCGGGTTAGTGGCGTGCATGCCCGGGGTGCCTTGGGAGCTCAAGCCCATGATGGAAGCCCGTGTAATCCCGTACCTGCGCGGGAAATTCGGGCTGAGCGGCGTGCTGCACTACCGCGTGCTCAAGGTCTGTGCCATGGGCGAATCGCGGGTCGATGCGGCCATAGGCGACCTCATCACTCAGGGCAGCAACCCTACCATCGGTTTACTCGCCGGGCCGGATGCTGTCCGCATTCGGATTGCCGCCCACGCGGGGTCGGTCGAAGCGGCGCGCGAACTGATCGCGCCGATCGAGGCGGCTGTCCGCGAGCGTCTGCCCGGCCTGGTCATGGGCGTGGACGACGAAACGCTCGAGGGTGTGGTGGACCGGCTGCTTGCTGAGAGGGGCTGGACGCTGGCCGTGGCCGATGCCGCAACGGGCGGGACCGTGACGGAGCGGCTGACGGGGGCGGGGGCGAGGCAGTTCGCCGGGGCGAGGATCCTGCCCGGCGTAGCGGAGGCAAGCGAGACAACGGCGCTTGACGTGGCCCAGCGCCTTTTGGTAGAGTTTGGAGCTCACTGCGCTTTGGTCTTGTTGGGGGAGCCGACGGTGGAGAGCGTGTTGGCGCTCTTTGTCAGTCCGGCGGGAAGCGCAACTTGGGCCATTGGGCGGCATCCGGACCCCGTTCGGGGCCGGGTACGGACGGCGGTCGTGGCGCTGGAGCATATCCGGCGGCGGCTCTCAGGCTATGCCAAGGAGTCGTGACTGCCGCGTGCGGCGTTGCTTAAGTTTTTATTGCAGAACGGTTTGTGCGGAGTTGTGGATGTGGCCGCCCGGGCCGGAATGGCCCGGACGCGCAAGAGGGATGCTGAACGGTCCGGCGGGACGCCAGGAGGGCGTCTTGGTCCGGTGAGTCGCACTGCGGTGCGGCGTCGCGGGAAAGCACTGTGGCCTCCCGCGTATATATAACCTCCATTGGCGCCGGCTCCCGATGCTAAGCGTTACGGCGAAAATAAGGAGCACCGACCCAATATGCTAATCGAAGTTGTGGCCCTGTTACTGGTGTCGCAGCAACCGATGCAACCTTTCAAAGAAGGCATGGCCTCGTACTACACGGTCGAGAGCAGCAGCCGTCAAACCGCTTCCGGAGAAAACCTGGCGAACAACGAATACACGTGCGCCATGCTGGACGGTGAATTCGGCGAGTATTTCTTGGTCGTGGCCGACAACGGTAATTCCGTGATCTGCCGGCTCAACGACCGCGGCCCCTATGTCGAGGGGCGCGTCATCGACCTGTCGCGGGCAGCCATACGCAAGTTGCATCCCAGCAAGGGGTTGCTGCACGTCAAAGTGTACCGGCTCGGCAAGACCCCGCCGAGCGCATCCTCTCCCCGCTGACCTGACAGAGACTTGTCCGGCTACCCGGTGGATTCTACTCCACGGGGCATCTGCGGGTGTTTCAAGCCATCTCATTTTGGCTTCCCTAGCCCCGGCGCCGGGGCGTGAGTCCTTTTCTTCCGCAGGGCCTGCACGCCGCACTGCCGCCCGCCCAGACGCGCCGTATTGCACTGCTTTTCAGGTTCGCGAACGTATTGCCGCGTTTCCTGGGGAGTGTGTAAGTTTACCACCGCTCATCTTGGCACGGCTTGCTGCCTGACGCCCCTTCTGTCGCGGAGCAAGCCCCGCGAAGAGCGAGCAGGGCTGCGGGCCCCGCACGTGACCGTATTTCTCTTGTGGAGTATTCAGAACGGCCAGGCAAGCGGGATGAGCAGGGTGCCTAGCGCCCACACCAGCAGGCTGAGGGGGAGGCCGACGCGGGCGAAGTCCGTGACTTTGTAGCCGCCGGGCCCGAGGACCATGAGATTGGTCTGGTAGCCGATGGGGGTGACGAAGCTTGCCGAGGCGGCGAAAGCCACTGCCATGACGAAGGGGCGCGGGCTCAGGTGGGCTTGTTCCGCCATTGAGACCGCAAAGGGGAACATGAGCGCGGCGGCGGCGTTGTTGGTCACGAGTTCCGTGAACACCGCCGTCACGAGAAACACCCCGGCCAGCATGACGTGGGGCCCGTATTGTCCTGCGGTGACGGCAAGCAGGTGGGCAGCTTGCTCCGCCAAGCCCGAGTTTACGAGGGCTTTGCTGACCCCAAAGGCGGCGCAGATGGTCAACAGGGTCGAGAGGTCGATGCTCTCGCGCGCATCGCCAAGGGAGATACAGTTGGTCACGATCATCAGGCTGGCAACGATGAAGGCCGCCAGGACGATGGGTACGACGTTCGCCGCCATAAGCACCACCAGGAGCCCGAGCAGCAGCAGGGACATCACGGCGCGGTCGTCCCGGACCGAGCGCGAGTCGTCGACGCCGCTTACAAGGTAGAAATCGGGGTTGCTGCGGTACGCGGCGCGGAAGTGGGGGCCCGCCTGAAGCAATAGCGTGTCGCCGGGGCGCAGGACGATATCGCCCACGCGGCCCTTGAGCCGCTCGCCGCCGCGGTTCACGGCCACGACGGCGGCATTGAACCGGGCGCGGAAGTTGCTGTCGCGTATCGTCTGGCCGATGAGCGGGGAGCGGTTGGACATGACGGCCTCGTAGAGCATGTGTCCCCGGCGCTCGGCGGCGCGATGCTCATAATGGGGATCCGCCACAGGCACCAGACCCGAAATTCTTTCGAGGTCCACGATGTGCCGCACCGCGCCGGTAAAGGTCAGCACGTCTTGTTCGCGCACGATGACGTTCGGCTCGACCGGGGCAATGACCTCGTCGCCACGCTGAATCTCGAGGAGGAACAGACCGTCGAGACGGCGCAGACCGGCGTCGGCGACGGTCTCGCCGACCAGGCTGCACCCAGTTCGCACTTCCATGTTGGCCAGATACTCGCGGACGGCCTCGTTCATCTGTTCCATGAACCCCTTGCGCTCGGGGAGCAGGCGCCGCCCGAGCAGGAGAAGATAGGCGATGCCCGCGACCGCGCAGGGCACGCCCACGACGCTCATCTCGAACAGACCCATGGGCCGCAAGCCCGCGTTCGCCGCGGGGTCCGCATGGTAGGCTTCCGTCATCATGCCATTGACCACGAGGTTGGTGCTCGTGCCGATCAGGGTGCAGGTGCCGCCGAGGATCGCGAAGTAGGAAACGGGAATCAGCAGGCGAGACGGGGCCTTTCCATGGGCCTTGCACCACTGGTTTACCACAGGGATGAACATGGCCACGATCGGCGTATTGTTCAAGAACGCGCTGGACGTGGTAATGGACAGGGACATCCGCGCGAGGACGGAAGTCTCGGTTTTCGCGCGGCCCAGGAACCAGCGCCCGAGCACGGCAAGCGCACCCGTTTCGGCAAGCGCGGCCGTCACGACGAACAACGCGGCGATCGTGAGCATGCCGTGGTTCGAAAAACCCGCGAAGGCTTCGTCGGGGCTGATCACCCCGGCGACGCACAACAAGACCGCTCCGGCGATGAACAAGGCGTCGGCGGCGTAATTCATGACCAGTCCGGCGAAGATACAGGTCAAGATTGCCAAGGTGAAACCGGCTTGAAACCAATCCATGCGCTATTTCCACTATGTTTGCCGGAATTGTATCCATAGCGGGTGCGCGAATAAAGACCGCTCCCATTCCTGACAGTTCCCATTCCTTGCACTTGCCCGGCGAATCCGCGATGCTGTACGTTCAGGCGTCAGGCGAGGGCGACGGATGCAAGCTTGTCTTTATCTTGACGGCGAGGGCGCGTTCCTGGCGGAGCGCTGGTTGCGCGCGCACGGTGCGCGCGCTTCCGTGGTCCTGTACGCGGAGCGCGGCGCGCTGCCCCTGGCCCAGTCGCTGCAGTCGCGGTTCCCCATGATTGCCTCCGTGCAAGACGCGGATTCGGGGGAACCGGCTCCGGCTCCGCGAATTGTAGTGCCGCTGCACGTGGACGTCTCGCCGCTGGAACATCAGTATCCCGTCCGGTTGCCGCAGTTGGCGCCCTGCTACGACACGTTCGCGCGTCTGTGGCGGCGCGGCTTCCGCGAATTTGAGTGCTTCCATCTCGGGGGCGGCCGAGTGTTGCGCGTGCCCCATCTCCTGGACGCGTTCCAAGACAAGCACAAGGGGCGCCGCTGTTTCGTCGTGGGCAATGGGCCCAGCCTGAACGAGATCGATATGACGCGCCTGCGCGACGAGGTCGTGCTGGGCTCAAACCGATGCTATCTCGGATTCCAGGAATGGGGCTTCGTGTTCCCATACTGGGGCGTCTCCGACAAACTGCAAATAGAGGTGTACGGGCCGGAATACGAGGAGCGCGTGCCACGGGACACAGTCACGTTCTTTCCCTTCGAGTACCTGCCGCTGCTCGACTTCGACGGGGCGTGCCCGATCCGGTTTGACTGGCCGCGCGAAGCGAACCGCCAGTTTTCAAATGAGCCGGGGCGTCTCTTTCTCGGATACACGGTGACGTACATGTTGCTGCAAATCGCCGCGGTCATGGGGTGCGACCCGATAATCCTGATCGGCGTTGACCACCGCTACGACCTTCGCAAGACCCAGCGGCTGCGGCGCATGGTCCGCCTCTGCGGCCGGTGGCTCGCGCGGCACTACGACCATGCGACATGGTACAAGGCGGGCCGGGCCGCCGCGGAAGAGGTGATCAAGGCGCGCCGCGCGGCGGGCAAGGGTGGTCCCCGTCGTTTCTGGGAGTCGAAAGACGCGGCGCACCCCACGCACTTTGACGCACGCTATGCCGCAGGGGAGGAAAAACGGTTCCTGATGCCGCGCCCGCTCGACGCGGAGAAGGATTTCGCGTGTGCGGCGCGTTGGGCGGAAGAACACGGAGTCCGCATCCTGAACGCGACGCCCGGTTCGGCGCTGACGGCGTTTCCGATGGTGGCATTCCATAGCCTTTTCTGAGAGGGTGGGTCCCCCGCCGGATGGAGAGTGCAAGCGCATGAGAAGACGGCTGTCATATGCGGCGGTGATGCTCATGGCGCTGTTCGCGGGCGTGTTGCTCGCGCGCACGGCGTCGTTCTCGTCGCGCCAAGTCAAACCCGGACCCTTTTCTCCCGTGAATGTCGACCGGCAGGCCGCAGCAGAGCGGTTGGCGCAGGCGGTGCGCATTCAGACGATTTCACACCAGGACAAGCAACAGGTCGAGACCGCCGCCTTCGAACAACTGCACGCGTTGCTGGAAACGGCCTTTCCGCGTGTTGATGCGACGCTCACGCGCGAGCGCGTCAACGGCTTGTCGCTGTTGTACACGTGGCCGGGCCGCGATCCCGCGCTGCCGCCGGTGTTGCTCCTGGCGCATCAGGACGTCGTAGACGTGGCGCCGGGCACGCAGGAGGACTGGACGTATCCGCCATTTTCGGGGACGATTGCGGACGGTTTCGTCTGGGGCCGGGGCACGCTCGACGACAAGGGCAGCCTTCTGGGGACTCTCGAAGCGGCGGAAGCGCTTCTGGCGGAAGGGTTCACGCCACGGCGCACCGTCTATTTTGCGTTCGGCCACGACGAGGAAGTGGGCGGCGAGACAGGCGCGAAACTGGTCGCGGAAACACTCCGTTCGCGGGGCGTGCGGGCGGGGTTCAGTTTCGACGAGGGGCTCGTTATCACGCAGGGGATTGTCCCCGGCGTGACGGCGCCGGTCGCGCTAATCGGTATCGCGGAGAAAGGGTACCTCAGTGTCGAGCTGACCGTCGAGCTAACCGGCGGCCATTCCTCCGCGCCGCCGCGTAACACGGCGATC
The DNA window shown above is from Candidatus Hydrogenedentota bacterium and carries:
- a CDS encoding CinA family nicotinamide mononucleotide deamidase-related protein, encoding MKAETLMIGTELLLGQIQDTNATWMAQTLAAHGIHLYQKTTVGDNPDRIRAALEAALSRADTVLCSGGLGPTEDDITRECVAAVFGRPLVYHEELFERVLARFAHLQMKITDNNKRQAYIPEGALVLDNPNGTAPGFLVDDRRGLVACMPGVPWELKPMMEARVIPYLRGKFGLSGVLHYRVLKVCAMGESRVDAAIGDLITQGSNPTIGLLAGPDAVRIRIAAHAGSVEAARELIAPIEAAVRERLPGLVMGVDDETLEGVVDRLLAERGWTLAVADAATGGTVTERLTGAGARQFAGARILPGVAEASETTALDVAQRLLVEFGAHCALVLLGEPTVESVLALFVSPAGSATWAIGRHPDPVRGRVRTAVVALEHIRRRLSGYAKES
- a CDS encoding SLC13 family permease, whose translation is MDWFQAGFTLAILTCIFAGLVMNYAADALFIAGAVLLCVAGVISPDEAFAGFSNHGMLTIAALFVVTAALAETGALAVLGRWFLGRAKTETSVLARMSLSITTSSAFLNNTPIVAMFIPVVNQWCKAHGKAPSRLLIPVSYFAILGGTCTLIGTSTNLVVNGMMTEAYHADPAANAGLRPMGLFEMSVVGVPCAVAGIAYLLLLGRRLLPERKGFMEQMNEAVREYLANMEVRTGCSLVGETVADAGLRRLDGLFLLEIQRGDEVIAPVEPNVIVREQDVLTFTGAVRHIVDLERISGLVPVADPHYEHRAAERRGHMLYEAVMSNRSPLIGQTIRDSNFRARFNAAVVAVNRGGERLKGRVGDIVLRPGDTLLLQAGPHFRAAYRSNPDFYLVSGVDDSRSVRDDRAVMSLLLLGLLVVLMAANVVPIVLAAFIVASLMIVTNCISLGDARESIDLSTLLTICAAFGVSKALVNSGLAEQAAHLLAVTAGQYGPHVMLAGVFLVTAVFTELVTNNAAAALMFPFAVSMAEQAHLSPRPFVMAVAFAASASFVTPIGYQTNLMVLGPGGYKVTDFARVGLPLSLLVWALGTLLIPLAWPF
- a CDS encoding M20 family peptidase; its protein translation is MRRRLSYAAVMLMALFAGVLLARTASFSSRQVKPGPFSPVNVDRQAAAERLAQAVRIQTISHQDKQQVETAAFEQLHALLETAFPRVDATLTRERVNGLSLLYTWPGRDPALPPVLLLAHQDVVDVAPGTQEDWTYPPFSGTIADGFVWGRGTLDDKGSLLGTLEAAEALLAEGFTPRRTVYFAFGHDEEVGGETGAKLVAETLRSRGVRAGFSFDEGLVITQGIVPGVTAPVALIGIAEKGYLSVELTVELTGGHSSAPPRNTAIGTLAKAVAALEAHPLPSRLDGPAVEMLAYAGPEMTFPMRLVMANLWLFGGLVRARLEAAPATAAAIRTTTAPTIFEAGTKENVLPGVARAVVNFRIMPGESVDSVLAHVRDTIADERVAVSVIPPANEPSPVASLDTPAFEALSQSLRQVFPEAVVAPGLLLGGTDTHHYAAVAEHAYRFIPFLFREEDLARLHGTDERVSAEAYEKAIQCYAQVIRNAAG